A single window of Diaphorobacter sp. HDW4A DNA harbors:
- a CDS encoding LysR family transcriptional regulator — MRRLRRNDGLNLLSNHLLSGRVPMMTLVHTLAVAEYLNFRHAANALGVAQSSVSARVKALEEDLGILLFERHARGVRLTEAGRHFVERIAVGIDQLDHAVKTAGMAAAGESGRLRIGIHALIPHSFLAKLIGQYRKDYPDVEVEIAEGPAREAVVQLRAGRLDVAFVAGTPQPPDCHSRRTWTEPLLAVLPERHPLAKRSAVTWPDLAGETFLAYRKFKRPFRAVCWVGGGRASPVLGTDRTSVSGISASRGHAAALSAAMLR, encoded by the coding sequence ATGCGTAGACTTAGGAGAAATGACGGATTAAATCTGTTGAGCAATCATCTCCTTTCGGGGCGAGTGCCAATGATGACCTTAGTTCACACTCTCGCTGTCGCCGAATATCTCAACTTCCGTCACGCCGCCAACGCGCTCGGCGTTGCACAGTCCAGCGTCAGCGCCCGCGTGAAGGCACTGGAAGAAGACCTCGGCATCCTCTTGTTCGAGCGTCATGCGCGCGGCGTTCGGCTGACCGAGGCCGGACGCCATTTCGTCGAGCGGATAGCCGTAGGTATTGACCAACTCGACCATGCGGTGAAAACCGCCGGCATGGCGGCAGCCGGAGAAAGCGGCCGGCTTCGTATCGGTATCCATGCCCTGATTCCGCATAGCTTCCTCGCAAAGCTGATCGGCCAATACCGCAAGGATTACCCCGATGTTGAAGTCGAGATCGCCGAAGGCCCGGCCCGTGAAGCGGTGGTGCAGCTTCGCGCCGGCAGGTTGGACGTGGCGTTCGTCGCGGGCACGCCCCAACCACCCGACTGCCATTCCCGTCGCACATGGACCGAACCGCTCTTGGCGGTGCTACCGGAACGGCATCCGCTCGCCAAGCGGTCAGCCGTCACATGGCCCGATTTGGCAGGCGAGACGTTCCTTGCGTATAGGAAGTTCAAACGCCCTTTTCGGGCAGTCTGCTGGGTAGGCGGCGGTCGCGCAAGCCCCGTTTTGGGCACGGATCGGACGTCTGTGAGTGGGATTTCGGCATCGCGGGGCCACGCAGCGGCGTTGTCAGCAGCCATGCTTCGCTGA